The following proteins are encoded in a genomic region of Fibrobacter sp. UWH6:
- a CDS encoding acyl-CoA dehydratase activase: MSTTKNDLWVGVDVGSTTVKIAVVEPETNKLLHYTYQRHNAMQAQKVHEVLREAHGLFPGKNFRVAFCGSGGQPFAEATHAFFVQEVVANALAVRATYPDTRVAIELGGQDAKVVFFEKDPTTGKLIASDMRMNGVCAGGTGAFIDQVAELLRVKTEAFEGYAKRGQKVYEISGRCGVFAKTDIQPMLNNGIAKEDIALSSFHAIAKQTIGGLAQGMEIKPPVIFEGGPLTFNPTLVRAFKERLGITDEQAIVPEHSEVLVAMGAALSLGSMFADQECFYREEGSLDSLVHFNEARQAEHKAKAAADLFFKNDLEYQQFLEDHKMASNVYPQPASGSTINCYLGIDAGSTTTKFVLIDEQDNVIDGFYASNNGEPLQVLKDAMNELTDRYEEYGCKLNILGVGTTGYGEQLFAKAVHADYHTVETVAHANAAQRICPDVSFILDIGGQDMKAISVQDGVVTGIILNEACSSGCGSFIETYARSLGIPMEKIAELAFNAKSPSQLGSRCTVFMNSSIITEQRDGKQPEDIIAGICRSIINNVFTKVIRIRNLNTLGKKVVVQGGTFKNNAVLRAFEQYTGLKPIRPERPGEMGAIGIALLTKKFMEEKRKENPELKSSFIGLEAMKTFSWHNQPGQLCQYCTNHCSRTIVTFSDGQNFVTGNRCERGEVTADPNDPKTKALIAEINKKMMAVPDMIKRTNQLLVKDYAPAKLVEPQLKADGTQKTIGIPRALEFWASLPFWKAFFTSLGYTVVVSRSSDYKMFEAGLHSVPSDTVCFPAKLVHGHVLSLIEKKVDRIFFPMMVAVPSDHTKFDATSVCPVVQAYPNIIKNTDEPEKNYGVPMDQPIFHWFNSKLRRSQTIDWFHENWKLDKKLISKAVDEGEKALNDYKTTLLEEGQKILDDVRAKNTFAVVIAGRPYHVDPLINHNIASHFTAMGIPVLTTESLPGVYDQDIPSHTRIEIKNTFHLRMLGATMIAAKDPNVELAQIVSFGCGHDSILTDEMSRMLHLDSNKEMLMLKLDEGDARGPVGIRIKSFIETVKARRAANLPDKPASNEPLFHTPFVAEDKTRRRILTPNLSPAFTVLASEYMKANGFIAEYLPVADKKAVELGKKYVHNDICFPCQVNIGEGLKWLVEHPEVKPSNVSMCLAKNCENCRAVQYAVLARKALDEAGFEDVSIITTGDDVKGMHPGFKTGLDFRLHMLWGLVTMDAIETMYRAIRPYEVNAGDTQKVYDVWMPRIMEIGGHLKKTELPHPTKMLAEFTKCIDAFNGIEITEDRKKGIRKPRVAVLGEILMNYHPSANGFVENYLMNNGMEVYLPGMTDFFRVDEAVRAEKLKRGFSANPISDRIVGGITAKAYTRALETVRKIMKEHFSLYEHHADCYELMDYVRDIIDPTYNTGEGWLIPGEIIYNSQHGINSHIVLQPFACLANHISGRGLTKAVKERCPHIQVLSLDYDPDTSFANIENRLQMLIINARELEKANKA; the protein is encoded by the coding sequence ATGAGTACAACTAAGAATGATTTATGGGTCGGTGTCGACGTCGGTTCTACAACCGTTAAGATTGCCGTCGTTGAACCTGAAACCAACAAGCTTTTACACTACACATACCAGCGCCATAACGCCATGCAGGCCCAGAAGGTCCATGAGGTGCTGCGCGAAGCCCACGGTCTGTTCCCGGGCAAGAACTTTAGAGTCGCTTTCTGTGGCAGTGGCGGTCAGCCCTTTGCCGAGGCAACTCACGCATTTTTCGTACAGGAAGTGGTGGCCAACGCTCTCGCCGTTCGTGCTACTTACCCCGATACCCGTGTCGCTATTGAATTGGGTGGCCAGGACGCCAAGGTGGTGTTCTTTGAAAAGGATCCCACTACTGGCAAGCTGATTGCCAGCGACATGCGTATGAACGGTGTCTGCGCCGGCGGTACCGGTGCGTTCATCGACCAGGTGGCAGAACTCCTCCGTGTGAAGACCGAGGCCTTTGAAGGTTACGCCAAGCGCGGTCAGAAGGTTTATGAAATCTCCGGCCGTTGCGGTGTGTTCGCCAAGACCGACATTCAGCCCATGCTGAACAACGGTATCGCCAAGGAAGATATCGCCCTTTCCAGCTTCCATGCCATTGCCAAGCAGACCATCGGTGGTCTTGCCCAGGGTATGGAAATCAAGCCGCCCGTCATTTTCGAAGGTGGTCCCCTTACCTTTAACCCGACCCTTGTCCGCGCCTTCAAGGAACGTCTGGGAATCACGGATGAACAGGCTATCGTGCCTGAACATTCCGAAGTACTCGTAGCTATGGGCGCCGCTCTCTCCCTGGGCTCCATGTTTGCTGACCAGGAATGCTTTTACCGCGAAGAAGGCTCTCTGGACTCCCTGGTCCACTTTAACGAAGCCCGTCAGGCCGAACATAAGGCCAAGGCTGCCGCCGACCTCTTCTTCAAGAACGACCTGGAATACCAGCAGTTCCTGGAAGATCACAAGATGGCGAGCAACGTGTACCCGCAGCCCGCTTCCGGTTCTACCATCAATTGCTACCTGGGTATCGACGCCGGTTCCACCACCACCAAGTTCGTTCTTATCGATGAACAGGACAACGTGATCGATGGCTTCTACGCTAGCAACAACGGCGAACCGCTCCAGGTGCTCAAGGATGCCATGAACGAACTGACCGACCGTTACGAAGAATACGGTTGTAAGTTGAACATCCTGGGTGTGGGTACTACCGGTTATGGTGAACAGCTCTTCGCTAAGGCCGTTCATGCCGACTACCACACTGTGGAAACCGTGGCTCATGCAAACGCTGCCCAGCGTATCTGCCCCGACGTGTCCTTCATTCTGGATATCGGTGGTCAGGACATGAAGGCAATCTCTGTTCAGGACGGTGTGGTTACCGGTATTATCCTGAACGAAGCTTGCTCCTCGGGTTGCGGTTCCTTCATCGAAACTTATGCACGTTCCCTGGGCATTCCCATGGAAAAGATTGCAGAACTGGCTTTCAATGCCAAGAGCCCGTCTCAGCTGGGTTCTCGCTGCACCGTGTTCATGAACAGCTCTATCATCACCGAACAGCGTGATGGTAAGCAGCCTGAAGACATTATCGCCGGTATCTGCCGCTCCATTATTAACAACGTTTTCACCAAGGTGATCCGTATCCGCAACCTCAACACTCTCGGTAAGAAGGTGGTGGTGCAGGGCGGTACCTTCAAGAACAACGCTGTGCTCCGCGCCTTTGAACAGTACACGGGCCTCAAGCCCATCCGTCCGGAACGTCCGGGTGAAATGGGTGCAATCGGTATTGCTCTTCTCACCAAGAAGTTCATGGAAGAAAAGCGCAAGGAAAATCCGGAACTGAAGTCCAGCTTCATCGGCCTCGAAGCCATGAAGACTTTCAGCTGGCACAACCAGCCGGGTCAGCTTTGCCAGTACTGCACCAACCATTGCTCCAGAACCATCGTTACCTTTAGCGACGGTCAGAACTTCGTTACCGGCAACCGCTGCGAACGTGGTGAAGTGACTGCCGATCCTAACGATCCGAAGACCAAGGCTCTCATCGCCGAAATCAACAAGAAGATGATGGCCGTGCCCGATATGATCAAGCGTACCAACCAGCTGCTGGTGAAGGACTATGCTCCGGCCAAGTTGGTGGAACCGCAGTTGAAGGCTGATGGTACTCAGAAGACCATCGGTATTCCTCGCGCTCTTGAATTCTGGGCAAGTCTGCCTTTCTGGAAGGCTTTCTTTACCAGCCTGGGTTACACGGTTGTTGTAAGCCGTAGCTCTGACTACAAGATGTTCGAAGCTGGCTTGCACAGCGTGCCTTCCGATACGGTCTGCTTCCCGGCAAAGCTTGTTCACGGTCATGTGCTCAGCCTCATCGAAAAGAAGGTTGACCGTATCTTCTTCCCCATGATGGTGGCTGTTCCCAGTGACCACACCAAGTTTGACGCCACTTCTGTTTGCCCGGTGGTGCAGGCTTACCCCAACATCATCAAGAACACCGACGAACCTGAAAAGAACTATGGCGTTCCCATGGATCAGCCGATCTTCCACTGGTTCAATTCCAAGCTCCGTCGCTCTCAGACCATCGACTGGTTCCATGAAAACTGGAAGCTGGACAAGAAGCTGATTTCCAAGGCTGTGGATGAAGGTGAAAAGGCTCTGAACGACTACAAGACTACTTTGCTTGAAGAAGGTCAGAAGATCCTTGATGACGTTCGCGCCAAGAATACTTTTGCCGTGGTGATTGCCGGTCGTCCGTACCATGTGGACCCGCTGATCAACCACAACATTGCCTCTCACTTTACCGCCATGGGCATTCCGGTTCTTACAACCGAATCTCTCCCTGGCGTTTACGATCAGGATATTCCTAGCCATACCCGTATCGAAATCAAGAACACCTTCCACCTGCGTATGCTTGGCGCTACCATGATCGCTGCCAAGGATCCTAATGTGGAACTGGCTCAGATCGTTAGCTTCGGTTGCGGTCATGACTCCATCTTGACCGACGAAATGTCCCGTATGCTCCATCTGGATTCCAACAAGGAAATGCTGATGCTGAAGCTTGACGAAGGCGACGCTCGCGGTCCTGTTGGCATTCGTATCAAGAGCTTTATCGAAACGGTGAAGGCTCGCCGTGCTGCAAATCTGCCCGACAAGCCCGCTTCCAACGAACCGCTGTTCCATACCCCGTTCGTTGCCGAAGATAAGACTCGCCGTCGCATCTTGACTCCGAACCTGTCTCCTGCATTTACCGTTCTTGCCAGCGAATACATGAAGGCTAACGGCTTTATCGCTGAATACCTGCCTGTGGCCGACAAGAAGGCTGTGGAACTGGGTAAGAAGTACGTGCATAATGATATTTGCTTCCCCTGCCAGGTGAACATCGGTGAAGGTTTGAAGTGGCTGGTGGAACACCCCGAAGTAAAGCCGTCCAACGTTTCTATGTGCTTGGCCAAGAACTGCGAAAACTGCCGTGCCGTGCAGTACGCCGTGCTTGCCCGTAAGGCTTTGGACGAAGCTGGTTTCGAAGATGTAAGTATCATTACCACCGGTGACGACGTGAAGGGTATGCATCCGGGCTTTAAGACTGGCCTGGACTTCAGACTCCATATGCTGTGGGGCCTGGTGACCATGGACGCTATTGAAACCATGTACCGCGCTATTCGCCCCTACGAAGTGAACGCTGGCGACACCCAGAAGGTTTACGACGTCTGGATGCCTCGCATCATGGAAATCGGCGGTCACCTGAAGAAGACAGAATTGCCGCACCCCACCAAGATGCTGGCTGAATTCACCAAGTGTATCGATGCCTTCAACGGTATTGAAATCACCGAAGACCGTAAGAAGGGTATCCGCAAGCCTCGTGTTGCCGTGCTTGGCGAAATTCTCATGAACTATCACCCCAGTGCCAACGGCTTTGTGGAAAACTACCTAATGAACAACGGTATGGAAGTCTACCTGCCGGGTATGACCGACTTCTTCCGCGTGGACGAAGCCGTGCGTGCCGAAAAGCTGAAGCGTGGTTTCTCTGCAAACCCCATTAGCGATCGCATTGTGGGTGGCATTACCGCAAAGGCCTACACCCGTGCCCTGGAAACTGTTCGCAAGATCATGAAGGAACACTTCAGCCTTTACGAACATCATGCAGACTGCTACGAGTTGATGGATTACGTCCGCGACATTATCGACCCCACCTACAATACGGGTGAAGGTTGGTTGATTCCGGGCGAAATCATCTACAATTCTCAGCATGGCATTAATAGCCACATTGTGCTGCAGCCTTTTGCCTGCTTGGCTAACCACATTTCCGGTCGCGGCCTGACCAAGGCTGTTAAGGAACGTTGCCCCCATATCCAGGTCCTGTCTCTGGACTACGACCCGGATACCAGCTTCGCAAACATCGAAAACCGTTTGCAGATGCTGATCATCAACGCTCGCGAACTGGAAAAGGCTAATAAAGCGTAG
- a CDS encoding T9SS type A sorting domain-containing protein: protein MVKGLFGATGLVLGLSVFAGAKAADGFNWSAVSMGGGGFVSAIVASPLEKGLFYARTDVGGAYRWDESGARWVSLMDWVDVTERGLLGVEAIAVDPQEEGVVYMMTGTSYWNNGRSAFLRSKDRGNSWELLYTWDEDGTKGAKVTRFGAHGNGMGRGNGEALAVDPNDSKIMFYGSKNKGLWKSADNGSSWSHVDAWTTAAGSDTTWNGSGFSFVQYAPGSSKNLYAGFLREGSTKNKTFENVFASTDGGASWKALPIPDSLRTTKGGGVVRLMPQRAVITKDGSSMVVTFADGAGPHSMGWDEGWGPIWDGFGRGAVLKCNLKTGAWTDVSPADYLDGEGEAKYDMTDYSKTDEYEYIAPYGGITINPNDDKEMVVTTEGYNGPQFWYKKGEDGKDVWSDRWGSNIFHTTDGGETWIASFRYYWMEGGVYPTTQQMDANGIGWMHDGSIHWAGSVAMDPFDHNRVFVTSGNGIFRTDNLTDYTVTKAENSWEEDQIAMNQVWHFSAHGVEETVPFEVVSIPGGPMISIIGDYDGFRHDDITKFPQFRHMTDVSGTAVPLGTTQGLAYAAKSGTLVKVANARKYEGKYSDVPIEPLQFSSDSGKTWTVGTYCKLDEKIANGTAAISTDGEVALFVPMEGSTSVYRYSNAAYTEVTGIDNGSFVVGDPENADVFYAYNKTEGLFYKSSDKGVSFSAVGKPGVSVFKKFRAIPGYEGDLWLPIAEQDPSTGVGVGGSLQHSTDGGKTWSAVKGVGYCEAVGFGAPKTKGGYPAIYVFATIDGVTGVFGSDDKGASWTRVNDDGHEFGGLANGEFVMGDMNTYGVVYMSTAGRGIAVRVPDTWKMGSSESDGTIKVGPRTPAVSASRAVYARGNLELTLKNSGASVSVFNMQGQKLFSRFYGSSVSVPLKELVGAKGSFYVRVESGKQVLFSNKVIIAR, encoded by the coding sequence ATGGTTAAAGGGTTGTTTGGGGCCACTGGCCTCGTGTTGGGTCTGTCTGTTTTTGCCGGCGCAAAAGCTGCAGATGGATTTAATTGGAGTGCTGTCAGCATGGGCGGTGGCGGATTCGTTAGTGCCATTGTCGCTTCTCCGCTGGAAAAGGGCCTTTTTTACGCTCGTACGGACGTGGGCGGTGCCTATCGCTGGGATGAATCCGGTGCCCGCTGGGTTTCGCTCATGGACTGGGTCGATGTGACTGAACGAGGCCTTCTGGGGGTGGAAGCCATTGCCGTTGACCCTCAGGAAGAGGGCGTGGTCTATATGATGACCGGTACCAGCTACTGGAATAATGGCCGTAGTGCGTTCTTGCGCAGTAAGGATCGCGGTAATTCCTGGGAATTGCTCTACACTTGGGACGAAGATGGTACCAAGGGAGCTAAGGTTACCCGCTTTGGTGCCCACGGAAACGGCATGGGCCGCGGAAATGGGGAAGCCTTGGCTGTGGATCCCAACGATTCGAAGATTATGTTCTACGGTTCGAAGAATAAGGGCTTGTGGAAGTCGGCTGATAACGGCTCCAGCTGGAGTCATGTGGATGCCTGGACAACTGCGGCCGGGTCTGATACGACGTGGAATGGTTCCGGTTTTAGCTTTGTTCAGTATGCGCCTGGCAGTTCCAAGAATCTTTATGCCGGTTTTTTGCGTGAGGGTTCTACCAAGAACAAGACTTTTGAAAATGTGTTTGCTTCGACGGATGGCGGTGCTTCGTGGAAGGCTTTGCCGATTCCTGATAGCTTGCGTACTACGAAGGGTGGCGGCGTTGTCCGTCTGATGCCTCAGCGTGCCGTGATTACCAAGGATGGAAGTTCCATGGTGGTGACTTTTGCCGATGGAGCCGGCCCTCATTCCATGGGTTGGGACGAAGGCTGGGGCCCGATCTGGGATGGCTTTGGTCGCGGAGCCGTACTGAAGTGCAATTTGAAGACGGGCGCCTGGACTGACGTTTCTCCTGCAGATTATCTGGATGGGGAAGGGGAGGCCAAGTATGATATGACCGACTACTCCAAGACGGATGAGTACGAATATATTGCTCCTTATGGCGGCATCACCATTAACCCTAACGATGATAAGGAAATGGTGGTGACCACGGAAGGTTACAATGGACCGCAGTTCTGGTACAAGAAGGGCGAAGACGGAAAGGATGTGTGGAGCGACCGCTGGGGTTCCAATATTTTCCATACCACAGATGGTGGCGAAACATGGATTGCCTCTTTCCGTTACTATTGGATGGAAGGTGGAGTTTATCCGACAACGCAGCAGATGGATGCTAACGGGATCGGCTGGATGCACGACGGTTCCATTCACTGGGCGGGTAGCGTGGCCATGGATCCCTTTGACCATAATCGCGTTTTCGTGACTTCTGGAAATGGAATTTTCAGGACGGACAATCTAACTGATTATACGGTGACGAAGGCGGAAAACTCCTGGGAAGAAGATCAGATTGCCATGAATCAGGTTTGGCATTTTAGTGCCCATGGCGTTGAAGAAACCGTGCCTTTCGAGGTGGTGAGCATTCCTGGCGGCCCCATGATTTCCATTATTGGCGACTACGACGGATTCCGTCATGATGATATTACCAAGTTCCCGCAGTTCCGTCATATGACGGACGTGAGCGGAACGGCAGTTCCTCTGGGAACTACCCAGGGGCTTGCCTATGCGGCGAAGTCCGGTACTTTGGTGAAGGTGGCCAATGCCCGTAAGTATGAGGGCAAGTATAGCGATGTTCCTATTGAACCTCTGCAGTTCTCTAGCGATTCCGGAAAGACTTGGACTGTGGGTACTTACTGCAAGCTTGACGAAAAGATTGCCAACGGCACCGCCGCTATTTCAACTGACGGCGAAGTGGCCTTGTTTGTTCCCATGGAAGGTAGTACCAGCGTTTACCGCTACAGCAATGCGGCCTACACGGAAGTGACGGGTATCGATAACGGTTCCTTTGTGGTGGGCGATCCTGAAAATGCGGATGTGTTCTATGCTTACAACAAGACGGAAGGCCTGTTCTACAAGAGTTCCGACAAGGGTGTTAGTTTTAGCGCTGTTGGAAAACCCGGTGTGAGCGTCTTTAAGAAGTTCCGTGCGATTCCTGGTTATGAGGGCGACTTGTGGCTGCCCATTGCTGAACAGGATCCGTCTACTGGTGTGGGCGTTGGCGGCAGTCTGCAGCACTCCACTGACGGGGGCAAGACTTGGTCTGCGGTGAAGGGCGTTGGCTATTGCGAGGCCGTTGGTTTTGGCGCTCCCAAGACGAAGGGCGGATATCCTGCAATTTATGTGTTTGCCACAATTGACGGCGTTACCGGTGTGTTCGGCTCTGATGACAAGGGCGCTTCCTGGACCCGCGTAAATGATGACGGTCATGAATTTGGCGGTCTTGCCAATGGTGAATTCGTTATGGGCGACATGAATACCTATGGCGTCGTATACATGAGTACTGCAGGCCGTGGCATTGCGGTGCGTGTTCCCGACACCTGGAAGATGGGTTCCTCTGAATCTGATGGTACAATCAAGGTTGGCCCGAGGACTCCGGCGGTTTCTGCTAGCCGTGCGGTTTATGCCCGTGGCAATCTGGAATTGACTCTGAAAAATTCCGGGGCTTCTGTCAGCGTGTTCAATATGCAGGGACAGAAACTGTTTAGCCGATTCTATGGCAGTTCCGTAAGCGTCCCCCTGAAGGAACTGGTGGGTGCCAAGGGCAGTTTCTATGTGCGTGTCGAGAGCGGTAAGCAGGTCTTGTTCAGCAATAAGGTTATTATTGCCCGATAG